The following coding sequences are from one Dermacentor silvarum isolate Dsil-2018 chromosome 4, BIME_Dsil_1.4, whole genome shotgun sequence window:
- the LOC119448569 gene encoding uncharacterized protein LOC119448569 — MQTSLLVIALLYTIALSHSSAHVEWKDFMSCLQRRFGRSFFQEQHADCAARKLFVNYRRSMYCHNCNAYFHCQGNYEAIYDCQRDGRAQEVAEAFSDCREHLEGAGSDNLVYSEIDLYGRQGGNCTQAYLVDSPRCHYNPATVVCNNTRIEPESFEEDES, encoded by the exons ATGCAGACGTCGCTGCTGGTCATAGCGCTCCTCTACACTATCGCCCTGTCGCACTCATCAGCACATGTTGAATGGAAGGATTTCATGAGCTGTCTGCAGCGGAGATTCGGCCGAAGTTTTTTCCAGGAGCAGCACGCAGACTGCGCCGCCCGCAAACTATTCGTGAACTACAGGCGGTCGATGTACTGCCATAATTGCAACGC CTACTTCCACTGCCAGGGTAACTACGAGGCAATCTACGACTGCCAGCGTGACGGCCGCGCCCAGGAGGTGGCCGAGGCGTTCAGCGACTGCCGCGAGCACTTAGAAGGCGCCGGCTCGGACAACCTCGTGTACAGCGAGATCGACTTGTACGGCCGCCAGGGAGGCAACTGCACGCAGGCGTACCTTGTCGACAGCCCGCGCTGCCATTACAACCCGGCCACCGTCGTTTGCAACAACACACGCATCGAGCCAGAATCCTTCGAAGAGGACGAGTCCTGA